One Nostoc punctiforme PCC 73102 DNA window includes the following coding sequences:
- a CDS encoding substrate-binding domain-containing protein, which produces MKELDMVFYRDRLSNLTSSISVLAITIGLLAAQSATQKSLAQTSTTPPPAGVTSINGLGASTVNTLFVGTGETNPCPFGSKGSWFNVFGVGNPPSLNADLAAITNSCPVGTYGPVVNNDTFRYASVGSGAGIAAFFNQTVPLASPGPTILAPVSFAATDDPLAGTQIEQTVTIGTGKPNSGKAIQVPVVGVGITLSYNRTGLSIPAAGLKLSRNTYCGILKGTITNWNDSRIRTDNGGAVIAVNLPIKVVRRSDNSGSTFVLSTHLNTVCKTAATSTIQAANIWDKGVGSISTSGTVPPTPPANTVVWPTTFLSASGGGGVATAISANNGAIGYVDSATRLARSLPAALLQNKANVYVGPTTAGIQGALSVGTIVKYGTAPSNRLIRIDNLADPNAATAYPISAATYALFYDVYQNSTTGNLIATHIRTFINWALANSTQPVPPATNSSNPTPDQIAINRGYAPLPNTIKTVARTVVNTCVNTTTGASPCTP; this is translated from the coding sequence TTGAAGGAGCTTGACATGGTTTTCTACCGCGATCGCCTAAGTAATTTGACAAGTTCAATTTCTGTACTTGCCATCACAATTGGTTTATTAGCTGCTCAATCAGCTACTCAGAAATCTCTAGCTCAGACTTCCACTACTCCTCCCCCAGCTGGAGTAACCTCCATAAATGGTCTAGGTGCAAGCACTGTAAATACTTTGTTTGTAGGTACTGGAGAGACGAATCCATGTCCTTTTGGTTCAAAAGGCTCATGGTTTAACGTTTTCGGCGTTGGAAATCCTCCATCTCTCAATGCTGATTTAGCTGCAATCACCAATAGTTGCCCAGTTGGAACTTATGGCCCAGTCGTTAATAACGACACATTCAGATATGCTTCGGTTGGTAGCGGCGCAGGCATAGCAGCTTTTTTCAATCAAACCGTACCACTAGCATCACCAGGCCCTACCATTTTAGCCCCAGTCTCGTTTGCAGCTACTGACGACCCTTTAGCAGGAACACAAATAGAACAAACAGTCACCATCGGTACTGGAAAACCTAATAGCGGAAAGGCTATTCAAGTGCCTGTAGTAGGTGTTGGAATCACGTTATCTTACAACCGTACTGGTCTTAGCATACCAGCAGCCGGACTGAAGCTTTCCCGAAATACTTACTGTGGTATTTTGAAAGGCACCATCACAAATTGGAATGATTCCAGAATTAGAACAGATAATGGCGGCGCAGTCATTGCAGTCAATTTACCCATCAAAGTTGTACGTCGTAGTGACAATAGTGGTAGTACCTTTGTTTTAAGCACTCATCTCAATACTGTATGTAAGACTGCTGCGACTTCAACTATTCAAGCAGCTAATATATGGGATAAAGGAGTTGGTAGCATAAGTACTTCAGGTACAGTACCTCCAACACCACCAGCAAACACAGTTGTTTGGCCAACCACCTTCCTATCTGCTTCAGGAGGTGGAGGTGTAGCCACTGCAATCTCAGCCAATAATGGTGCAATTGGTTATGTAGATAGTGCTACACGTTTAGCTAGAAGTCTACCTGCTGCACTTTTACAGAACAAAGCAAATGTATACGTTGGTCCTACAACAGCTGGAATTCAAGGCGCTTTGAGTGTTGGAACCATCGTGAAATATGGTACTGCTCCTTCTAACAGGCTGATTAGAATTGATAACTTGGCCGATCCAAATGCTGCAACTGCCTATCCAATTTCCGCAGCAACTTATGCGCTGTTTTATGACGTATACCAAAACAGTACCACAGGCAATTTGATAGCAACTCATATTAGAACCTTCATTAACTGGGCTTTAGCAAATTCAACACAGCCAGTTCCTCCCGCTACCAATTCCTCCAACCCCACTCCAGATCAGATAGCTATAAATCGAGGATATGCTCCTCTTCCCAATACGATCAAAACAGTGGCTAGAACTGTTGTGAATACTTGCGTAAACACCACCACTGGTGCTTCTCCTTGCACCCCTTAA
- a CDS encoding DUF3134 domain-containing protein, with the protein MPISPLREEPRNQRAPVIRTSNEFILLEWLKSTGRLIEREHQESEYLTEVEEISEMIDLDDIPYDHDDDDGDMDIEA; encoded by the coding sequence ATGCCTATCAGTCCTTTGCGTGAAGAACCTCGTAACCAACGAGCGCCTGTAATTCGTACAAGCAATGAGTTTATTCTTTTGGAATGGCTAAAGTCAACTGGTCGTCTAATCGAGCGTGAACATCAAGAATCTGAGTATCTAACTGAAGTAGAAGAAATTTCAGAAATGATCGACCTTGATGATATTCCTTACGATCATGATGATGATGATGGTGATATGGATATAGAAGCGTAA
- a CDS encoding DUF4114 domain-containing protein encodes MADIFNLSSLDGNNGFTLNGNASDSSGNSVSNAGDINGDNIDDLIIGAPGAGKSYVVFGSTNGFNTSLNLSDLNGSNGFTINGSSSDSSGTSVSNAGDINNDGIGDLIIGASGAALGAGQSYIVFGSRNSFNANLDLSSLDGSNGFVINGINGRNSDGISDSSGTSVSNAGDINGDNIDDLIIGAPSAVSGGGQSYVVFGSSSAFSASLNLSDLNGSNGFAINGNSTDSSGNSVSSAGDVNRDGIGDLIIGAQGTGKSYVVFGSTTAFSANFDLSSLNGSNGFVINGNANDFFGASVSNAGDVNNDDIDDLIIGAYNTASGAGQSYVVFGSSSGFSESLNLSDLNGSNGFTIKGINGNDVSGYSVSAAGDVNDDDIADLIIGAPFALAGAGQSYVVFGSSNGFSESLDLSNLDPSQGFAINGINATDSSATSVSAAGDINNDGADDLLVGAPGAGQTYVIFGTPKPQPEPEPEPQPQPQVIFNLSDLNGSNGFTLNGNASDSSGNSVSNAGDINGDNIDDLIIGAPGAGKSYVVFGSTNGFNTSLNLSDLNGSNGFTINGSSSDSSGTSVSNAGDINNDGIGDLIIGASGAALGAGQSYIVFGSRNSFNANLDLSSLDGSNGFVINGINGRNSDGISDSSGTSVSNAGDINGDNIDDLIIGAPSAVSGGGQSYVVFGSSSAFSASLNLSDLNGSNGFAINGNSTDSSGNSVSSAGDVNRDGIGDLIIGAQGTGKSYVVFGSTTAFSANFDLSSLNGSNGFVINGNANDFFGASVSNAGDVNNDDIDDLIIGAYNTASGAGQSYVVFGSSSGFSESLNLSDLNGSNGFTIKGINGNDVSGYSVSAAGDVNDDDIADLIIGAPFALAGAGQSYVVFGSSNGFSESLDLSNLDSSQGFAINGINATDSSATSVSAAGDINNDGADDLLVGAPGAGQTYVIFGTPKPQPEPEPQPQPQVIFNLSDLNGSNGFTLNGNASDSSGNSVSNAGDINGDNIDDLIIGAPGAGKSYVVFGSTNGFNTSLNLSDLNGSNGFTINGSSSDSSGTSVSNAGDINNDGIGDLIIGASGAALGAGQSYIVFGSRNSFNANLDLSSLDGSNGFVINGINGRNSDGISDSSGTSVSNAGDINGDNIDDLIIGAPSAVSGGGQSYVVFGSSSAFSASLNLSDLNGSNGFAINGNSTDSSGNSVSSAGDVNRDGIGDLIIGAQGTGKSYVVFGSTTAFSANFDLSSLNGSNGFVINGNANDFFGASVSNAGDVNNDDIDDLIIGAYNTASGAGQSYVVFGSSSGFSESLNLSDLNGSNGFTIKGINGNDVSGYSVSAAGDVNDDDIADLIIGAPFALAGAGQSYVVFGSSNGFSESLDLSNLDSSQGFAINGINATDSSATSVSAAGDINNDGADDLLVGAPGAGQTYVIFGTPKPQPEPEPQSPELTNSGNDVFNIKGENDTVTLQVAIAGSNSSLVNEFGVYTVDDATGEIDGIAPGEAGYARKALERGQVILSAIANPPNGFSNNLLNASLELPSDTNLRFYLVKNSTTDNVLTNITPITDVLFSDPSNQKITSLDNNAFSLAWKDGSGNSTNDFQNLVVRIQPTTEALPLGTNLQGQPQGELIDLRDVEQQVTANFAINREAAFNNFVGFYKVADENGGIDTNGDGKGDILVGQAGYTEAALRQRVAGIDLTVNNQGTASYTGTFEPGSIFAPFIIINGRPDAVLDSNPNNDPAVYFPFLGANSDKVDHIRLLGNNTFGFEDLAGGGDKDFNDVIVRVNLSVPS; translated from the coding sequence ATGGCTGATATATTCAACCTATCGTCCCTAGATGGTAACAACGGCTTTACCCTCAACGGCAATGCTAGTGACTCATCAGGTAACTCAGTCAGTAATGCCGGAGACATCAACGGCGACAACATCGACGATTTAATTATTGGCGCACCTGGTGCTGGAAAAAGCTACGTAGTATTTGGCAGCACCAACGGCTTTAATACCAGCCTCAACCTCTCAGACCTCAATGGCAGCAACGGCTTTACCATCAACGGCAGTAGTAGTGACTCATCAGGCACATCAGTTAGCAATGCTGGGGATATTAACAATGACGGCATCGGCGACCTAATTATCGGTGCATCAGGTGCAGCTTTGGGTGCAGGGCAGAGCTATATAGTATTTGGCAGCCGTAACAGCTTCAATGCTAACCTCGACCTCTCATCATTGGATGGGAGCAACGGCTTTGTCATTAACGGTATTAATGGGCGCAACTCAGATGGCATCTCAGACTCATCAGGCACATCAGTTAGTAATGCCGGAGACATCAACGGCGACAACATTGACGACCTAATTATTGGCGCACCCAGTGCCGTTTCAGGTGGAGGGCAGAGCTACGTAGTATTTGGTAGTAGTAGTGCATTTAGTGCTAGCCTCAACCTCTCAGATCTTAACGGCAGCAATGGCTTTGCCATCAATGGCAACAGCACCGACTCATCAGGCAACTCAGTTAGCAGCGCTGGGGACGTTAACCGTGATGGCATTGGCGACCTAATTATTGGCGCACAAGGGACTGGAAAGAGCTACGTGGTTTTTGGCAGCACTACTGCCTTTAGTGCGAACTTCGACCTGTCTAGTCTCAATGGCAGCAACGGTTTTGTCATTAATGGCAATGCTAATGACTTTTTTGGTGCCTCAGTCAGTAATGCTGGAGACGTTAATAATGATGACATCGACGATTTAATCATTGGTGCATACAACACCGCTTCTGGTGCAGGACAGAGCTATGTGGTGTTTGGCAGCAGTAGCGGCTTTAGTGAAAGTCTCAACCTCTCAGACCTCAACGGCAGCAACGGCTTTACTATCAAAGGCATTAATGGCAATGATGTCTCAGGCTACTCAGTTAGCGCGGCTGGAGATGTCAACGATGATGACATTGCTGACCTGATTATTGGCGCACCTTTTGCCTTAGCTGGTGCTGGGCAAAGCTATGTAGTATTTGGCAGCAGTAACGGCTTTAGTGAAAGTCTCGACCTCTCCAACCTTGACCCTAGTCAGGGCTTTGCCATCAACGGTATTAATGCTACTGATTCCTCTGCTACTTCTGTTAGTGCTGCTGGCGATATTAACAATGATGGTGCTGACGACTTGCTTGTGGGCGCACCTGGTGCTGGGCAAACCTATGTTATCTTTGGTACTCCAAAACCACAACCTGAACCTGAACCTGAACCACAACCACAACCACAAGTTATATTCAACCTCTCAGACCTCAACGGCAGCAACGGCTTTACCCTCAACGGCAATGCTAGTGACTCATCAGGTAACTCAGTCAGTAATGCCGGAGACATCAACGGCGACAACATCGACGATTTAATTATTGGCGCACCTGGTGCTGGAAAAAGCTACGTAGTATTTGGCAGCACCAACGGCTTTAATACCAGCCTCAACCTCTCAGACCTCAATGGCAGCAACGGCTTTACCATCAACGGCAGTAGTAGTGACTCATCAGGCACATCAGTTAGCAATGCTGGGGATATTAACAATGACGGCATCGGCGACCTAATTATCGGTGCATCAGGTGCAGCTTTGGGTGCAGGGCAGAGCTATATAGTATTTGGCAGCCGTAACAGCTTCAATGCTAACCTCGACCTCTCATCATTGGATGGGAGCAACGGCTTTGTCATTAACGGTATTAATGGGCGCAACTCAGATGGCATCTCAGACTCATCAGGCACATCAGTTAGTAATGCCGGAGACATCAACGGCGACAACATTGACGACCTAATTATTGGCGCACCCAGTGCCGTTTCAGGTGGAGGGCAGAGCTACGTAGTATTTGGTAGTAGTAGTGCATTTAGTGCTAGCCTCAACCTCTCAGATCTTAACGGCAGCAATGGCTTTGCCATCAATGGCAACAGCACCGACTCATCAGGCAACTCAGTTAGCAGCGCTGGGGACGTTAACCGTGATGGCATTGGCGACCTAATTATTGGCGCACAAGGGACTGGAAAGAGCTACGTGGTTTTTGGCAGCACTACTGCCTTTAGTGCGAACTTCGACCTGTCTAGTCTCAATGGCAGCAACGGTTTTGTCATTAATGGCAATGCTAATGACTTTTTTGGTGCCTCAGTCAGTAATGCTGGAGACGTTAATAATGATGACATCGACGATTTAATCATTGGTGCATACAACACCGCTTCTGGTGCAGGACAGAGCTATGTGGTGTTTGGCAGCAGTAGCGGCTTTAGTGAAAGTCTCAACCTCTCAGACCTCAACGGCAGCAACGGCTTTACTATCAAAGGCATTAATGGCAATGATGTCTCAGGCTACTCAGTTAGCGCGGCTGGAGATGTCAACGATGATGACATTGCTGACCTGATTATTGGCGCACCTTTTGCCTTAGCTGGTGCTGGGCAAAGCTATGTAGTATTTGGCAGCAGTAACGGCTTTAGTGAAAGTCTCGACCTTTCCAACCTTGACTCCAGTCAGGGCTTTGCCATCAACGGTATTAATGCTACTGATTCTTCTGCTACTTCTGTTAGCGCTGCTGGCGATATCAATAATGATGGTGCTGATGACTTGCTTGTGGGCGCACCTGGGGCTGGGCAAACCTATGTTATCTTTGGTACTCCAAAACCACAACCTGAACCTGAACCACAACCACAACCACAAGTTATATTCAACCTCTCAGACCTCAACGGCAGCAACGGCTTTACCCTCAACGGCAATGCTAGTGACTCATCAGGTAACTCAGTCAGTAATGCCGGAGACATCAACGGCGACAACATCGACGATTTAATTATTGGCGCACCTGGTGCTGGAAAAAGCTACGTAGTATTTGGCAGCACCAACGGCTTTAATACCAGCCTCAACCTCTCAGACCTCAATGGCAGCAACGGCTTTACCATCAACGGCAGTAGTAGTGACTCATCAGGCACATCAGTTAGCAATGCTGGGGATATTAACAATGACGGCATCGGCGACCTAATTATCGGTGCATCAGGTGCAGCTTTGGGTGCAGGGCAGAGCTATATAGTATTTGGCAGCCGTAACAGCTTCAATGCTAACCTCGACCTCTCATCATTGGATGGGAGCAACGGCTTTGTCATTAACGGTATTAATGGGCGCAACTCAGATGGCATCTCAGACTCATCAGGCACATCAGTTAGTAATGCCGGAGACATCAACGGCGACAACATTGACGACCTAATTATTGGCGCACCCAGTGCCGTTTCAGGTGGAGGGCAGAGCTACGTAGTATTTGGTAGTAGTAGTGCATTTAGTGCTAGCCTCAACCTCTCAGATCTTAACGGCAGCAATGGCTTTGCCATCAATGGCAACAGCACCGACTCATCAGGCAACTCAGTTAGCAGCGCTGGGGACGTTAACCGTGATGGCATTGGCGACCTAATTATTGGCGCACAAGGGACTGGAAAGAGCTACGTGGTTTTTGGCAGCACTACTGCCTTTAGTGCGAACTTCGACCTGTCTAGTCTCAATGGCAGCAACGGTTTTGTCATTAATGGCAATGCTAATGACTTTTTTGGTGCCTCAGTCAGTAATGCTGGAGACGTTAATAATGATGACATCGACGATTTAATCATTGGTGCATACAACACCGCTTCTGGTGCAGGACAGAGCTATGTGGTGTTTGGCAGCAGTAGCGGCTTTAGTGAAAGTCTCAACCTCTCAGACCTCAACGGCAGCAACGGCTTTACTATCAAAGGCATTAATGGCAATGATGTCTCAGGCTACTCAGTTAGCGCGGCTGGAGATGTCAACGATGATGACATTGCTGACCTGATTATTGGCGCACCTTTTGCCTTAGCTGGTGCTGGGCAAAGCTATGTAGTATTTGGCAGCAGTAACGGCTTTAGTGAAAGTCTCGACCTTTCCAACCTTGACTCCAGTCAGGGCTTTGCCATCAACGGTATTAATGCTACTGATTCTTCTGCTACTTCTGTTAGCGCTGCTGGCGATATCAATAATGATGGTGCTGATGACTTGCTTGTGGGCGCACCTGGGGCTGGGCAAACCTATGTTATCTTTGGTACTCCAAAACCACAACCTGAACCTGAACCACAATCTCCAGAACTTACAAATAGTGGTAATGATGTCTTTAATATCAAAGGTGAGAATGATACGGTAACACTGCAAGTTGCGATCGCAGGCAGTAATTCTAGTCTGGTGAATGAATTTGGTGTATATACTGTTGATGATGCTACAGGCGAAATTGACGGTATTGCTCCGGGCGAAGCAGGTTATGCCCGCAAAGCTTTAGAAAGAGGACAGGTAATTCTTTCAGCTATTGCTAATCCACCCAATGGTTTTAGCAACAATCTTCTCAATGCTTCATTAGAGTTACCATCTGATACTAACCTGAGATTTTATTTAGTCAAAAATAGTACAACTGATAATGTGCTGACTAATATTACACCAATCACTGACGTACTGTTTTCTGATCCTTCAAATCAAAAAATTACGAGTTTAGATAACAATGCGTTCTCCTTGGCTTGGAAAGATGGTTCTGGTAATAGCACTAATGATTTCCAGAATCTAGTCGTAAGAATTCAGCCTACAACTGAGGCGTTACCTTTGGGTACAAATCTACAAGGTCAACCACAAGGAGAATTAATTGACTTAAGAGATGTTGAACAACAGGTAACTGCTAATTTTGCAATCAACCGAGAAGCTGCATTTAATAATTTCGTCGGATTTTATAAAGTAGCTGATGAAAATGGTGGTATTGATACCAACGGCGATGGTAAGGGAGATATTCTTGTTGGCCAAGCTGGTTATACTGAAGCCGCACTACGTCAACGCGTTGCAGGAATTGACCTGACGGTGAACAACCAAGGTACGGCAAGTTATACAGGCACTTTTGAGCCTGGTTCTATCTTTGCACCATTCATTATCATTAATGGCAGACCAGATGCTGTTTTAGATAGCAATCCTAATAATGATCCAGCAGTTTACTTCCCATTCTTGGGTGCTAATAGCGACAAGGTAGATCATATTCGTCTGTTAGGGAATAACACCTTTGGCTTTGAGGATTTAGCTGGTGGAGGTGACAAAGATTTTAACGATGTTATTGTGCGAGTTAATTTGAGTGTTCCCTCCTAA